A window from Variovorax sp. PBL-E5 encodes these proteins:
- a CDS encoding ABC transporter substrate-binding protein, which produces MRASLLALAASIALASGAGAYAQKNYGPGASDTEIKLGQTVAYSGPGSAYAMVGRMSVAYFKMLNETRGGIHGRKINLLSVDDAYSPPKTVEGTRKLVESDQVLAMVNSMGTAAQTSVQKYLNAKQVPQVFFYASSPGLHDAKATPWTVPFSFAYDIEGSIYGKYLAESRPQAKIGVLYQNDDVGKSYMRGFRKALGDKQRNIVKEVSQEMSDPTVDSQILQLQASGADVLVAFTSNKAQAQAIRKVAAIGWKPFYIVPYVSSSITGVLAPAGLDNAVGLVSSYWFKTPSDPTWTQDKAMQEYLAFFKKYLPNDDPGDTTSVYTYMGAQLTALVLERCGDNLTRENFLKQVQGLKDVELGMLLPGMKINFSADDYYPIRQARLAQFDGKSWKPMTELITIER; this is translated from the coding sequence ATGCGCGCTTCCCTCCTTGCCCTCGCGGCCTCCATCGCCCTCGCATCCGGCGCGGGGGCGTATGCCCAGAAGAACTACGGCCCCGGCGCCAGCGACACCGAGATCAAGCTCGGCCAGACGGTGGCGTACAGCGGTCCCGGTTCGGCCTACGCGATGGTCGGCCGCATGTCGGTGGCCTACTTCAAGATGCTCAACGAAACCAGGGGCGGCATCCACGGACGAAAGATCAATCTGCTGTCCGTGGACGATGCCTACAGTCCGCCCAAGACGGTGGAGGGCACGCGCAAGCTGGTCGAGTCCGATCAGGTGCTGGCGATGGTCAACTCGATGGGGACGGCCGCGCAGACCTCGGTGCAGAAGTACCTCAATGCCAAGCAGGTGCCGCAGGTGTTCTTCTATGCGTCGAGCCCCGGCCTGCACGACGCCAAGGCCACGCCCTGGACGGTGCCGTTTTCCTTCGCCTACGACATCGAAGGGTCGATCTACGGAAAGTATCTGGCCGAATCGAGGCCGCAGGCCAAGATCGGCGTGCTCTACCAGAACGACGATGTCGGCAAGTCGTACATGCGCGGCTTTCGCAAGGCCCTGGGCGACAAGCAGCGCAACATCGTCAAGGAAGTCAGCCAGGAGATGAGCGACCCGACCGTCGATTCGCAGATCCTGCAACTGCAGGCCTCGGGCGCCGACGTGCTGGTGGCGTTCACCTCGAACAAGGCGCAGGCCCAGGCGATCAGGAAGGTGGCCGCGATCGGCTGGAAGCCTTTCTACATCGTGCCCTATGTCTCGAGTTCCATCACCGGCGTGCTCGCGCCGGCCGGCCTCGACAACGCGGTGGGCCTGGTGTCGAGCTACTGGTTCAAGACGCCGTCCGATCCGACCTGGACCCAGGACAAGGCGATGCAGGAGTACCTGGCCTTCTTCAAGAAATACCTCCCCAATGACGATCCGGGCGACACCACCTCGGTCTACACCTACATGGGCGCGCAGCTCACTGCGCTGGTGCTGGAGCGCTGCGGCGACAACCTCACGCGCGAGAACTTCCTCAAGCAGGTGCAGGGCCTCAAGGATGTGGAACTCGGCATGCTGCTGCCGGGCATGAAGATCAACTTCAGTGCCGACGACTACTACCCGATCCGCCAGGCGCGCCTGGCGCAGTTCGACGGCAAGTCGTGGAAGCCGATGACGGAGCTGATCACGATCGAGCGTTGA
- a CDS encoding cytochrome P450 produces MTSNAEAVALREAPVLDIDPYSIEVLRDPYPFHEALREAGPAAYIQPHGIYAVGRHAEAKTVLSDHARFTNAGGIGIQDIRRPGEFRIPSRLLEADPPDHTKIRSVVTRLLSPLVIRKWKEGFDRKAEALVDELLARREFDGVEDCAERFILEAFPAAVGVRLPRTETLAIGEMRFNQSGPRNALYERAMEAAQPYLAWFEESVSRQGVIPGSIAELLFRAEDAGELDEGIASNVVRSFVGGGTDSTIAGIGFTLHQLAKSPAQWERVRSEPAKVKAAFEEGIRHETPFQVTYRTTRGETELSGVRLNADTKIGVFMGAANRDPRQFPEAERFDVDRPALAGNHVALGHGIHACIGQMLARQESEALIGALSRRVARMELTAPATYRPINQMRTLDKLPMRIVPA; encoded by the coding sequence ATGACCTCCAACGCCGAAGCCGTCGCGTTGCGCGAAGCGCCCGTGCTGGACATCGATCCCTATTCGATCGAGGTCCTGCGCGATCCCTATCCGTTCCATGAAGCGCTGCGCGAAGCGGGGCCGGCGGCCTACATCCAGCCGCACGGCATCTACGCCGTGGGCCGTCACGCGGAAGCGAAGACGGTGCTGTCGGACCACGCGCGCTTCACCAATGCCGGCGGCATCGGCATCCAGGACATCCGCAGGCCGGGCGAGTTCCGCATACCGAGCCGGCTGCTCGAAGCCGATCCGCCGGACCACACGAAGATCCGATCGGTGGTGACGCGCCTGCTCTCGCCGCTGGTCATCCGCAAGTGGAAGGAAGGCTTCGACCGCAAGGCCGAGGCGCTGGTGGACGAGTTGCTGGCGCGGCGCGAATTCGACGGTGTGGAAGACTGCGCCGAACGTTTTATTCTGGAAGCCTTTCCGGCGGCCGTCGGCGTGCGCCTGCCGCGCACCGAGACGCTGGCCATTGGCGAGATGCGTTTCAACCAGAGCGGCCCGCGCAACGCGCTCTACGAGCGCGCGATGGAGGCCGCGCAACCTTATCTCGCATGGTTCGAGGAGAGCGTGTCGCGCCAGGGCGTGATCCCCGGCTCGATCGCCGAGCTCCTGTTTCGCGCGGAGGACGCGGGCGAGCTCGATGAAGGCATTGCCTCGAACGTGGTGCGCAGCTTCGTGGGCGGCGGCACCGACTCGACCATCGCGGGCATCGGCTTCACCTTGCACCAGTTGGCGAAGAGCCCGGCCCAATGGGAGCGCGTGCGCAGCGAGCCCGCGAAGGTCAAGGCGGCCTTCGAGGAAGGCATCCGGCACGAGACACCGTTCCAGGTGACCTATCGCACCACGCGCGGGGAAACCGAGCTCTCCGGCGTGCGCCTGAACGCCGACACGAAGATCGGCGTCTTCATGGGTGCCGCGAACCGCGACCCGCGGCAATTCCCGGAGGCCGAGCGCTTCGATGTCGATCGCCCTGCCCTCGCCGGCAACCACGTGGCATTGGGCCACGGCATTCATGCCTGCATCGGCCAGATGCTCGCGCGCCAGGAATCCGAAGCACTGATCGGCGCACTGAGCCGCCGCGTGGCCCGCATGGAACTGACCGCGCCGGCCACCTATCGCCCGATCAACCAGATGCGCACGCTCGACAAGTTGCCGATGCGCATCGTGCCGGCGTGA